A region from the Lolium perenne isolate Kyuss_39 chromosome 4, Kyuss_2.0, whole genome shotgun sequence genome encodes:
- the LOC127297315 gene encoding peroxidase 5, with product MEAQTRARGGARMRLRDVLLSVVVAVVAMAATTARAQLEVGFYDTLCPAAEIIVQEEVSKGVSGSPGTAAGLLRLHFHDCFVRGCDGSVLLDSSAGNTAEKDAPPNSSLRGFEVIDAAKTRLEQACYGVVSCADILAFAARDALALAGGSQYQVPAGRRDGNVSVAGETNGNLPPPTANVQQLNQIFGSKGLTQAHMVALSGAHTIGMAQCSSFDGRLYPSSPSAGQDPTMDPSYLGTLTTQCPQSATQSGAAQPLVAMDPVTPNSFDTNYYANIVANRGLLTSDQALLADPTTAAQVVGYTNNPASFFTDFADAMVSMGNIEVLTGTSGSIRTNCRVVG from the exons ATGGAAGCTCAGACCAGAGCCAGAGGTGGCGCGCGAATGCGGCTGCGGGACGTGCTGCTGtccgtggtggtggcggtggtggcgatgGCGGCGACAACAGCGCGGGCGCAGCTGGAGGTGGGGTTCTACGACACGCTGTGCCCGGCGGCGGAGATCATCGTGCAGGAGGAGGTGAGCAAGGGGGTGTCCGGCAGCCCCGGCACGGCGGCGGGGCTCCTCCGGCTGCACTTCCACGACTGCTTCGTCAGG GGTTGCGACGGGTCGGTGCTGCTAGACTCTTCGGCGGGCAACACGGCGGAGAAGGACGCGCCGCCCAACTCCAGCCTCCGGGGCTTCGAGGTGATCGACGCCGCCAAGACGAGGCTGGAGCAGGCCTGCTACGGCGTCGTCTCCTGCGCCGACATCCTCGCCTTCGCCGCACGAGACGCGCTCGCGCTG GCCGGAGGCAGCCAGTACCAGGTGCCGGCGGGGCGACGAGACGGTAACGTCTCCGTGGCGGGGGAGACCAACGGCAATCTGCCTCCGCCGACGGCGAACGTGCAGCAGCTCAATCAGATCTTCGGCTCCAAGGGCCTCACCCAGGCACACATGGTCGCGCTCTCAG GCGCGCACACGATCGGCATGGCGCAGTGCAGCTCCTTCGACGGCCGGCTCTACCCGTCATCGCCGAGCGCGGGGCAGGACCCCACAATGGACCCAAGCTACCTGGGCACGCTCACCACGCAGTGCCCGCAGTCGGCCACGCAGTCCGGCGCGGCTCAGCCGCTCGTCGCCATGGACCCCGTCACGCCCAACTCCTTCGACACCAACTACTACGCCAACATCGTCGCCAACCGCGGCCTGCTCACCTCCGACCAGGCGCTGCTCGCCGACCCGACCACCGCCGCGCAGGTCGTCGGGTACACCAACAACCCGGCCTCCTTCTTCACCGACTTCGCCGACGCCATGGTCAGCATGGGCAACATCGAGGTGCTCACCGGCACCAGCGGATCCATCAGGACCAACTGCAGAGTCGTCGGCTGA